A single Lolium perenne isolate Kyuss_39 chromosome 6, Kyuss_2.0, whole genome shotgun sequence DNA region contains:
- the LOC127305739 gene encoding uncharacterized protein: MAASLRRPHSPATGPLDDDDLLREVLLRLPPQPSSLSRASAVCKRWRRLVSDAGFCRRFRIHHRRNPPLLGFFDRHQRLPFLPTLEAPNRVPPGRFSLQRDDGDRFLSLGCRHGLLLTLLIKRLQVLVWDPVTGDQHRVAIPPWIASHADKRLINGAVFRAAGDVHFQVVLVMADGDHNNCRRAFACGYSSETALWGDLISTPITSEELFPEAAVMVGNSLYWLLDVGILELDLERQSLAVIQGPVLDISVHDDFTITRAEGGGLGFLLLLDFTDQLWNCKTDCNGVAAGVLARTIELDKLLSLNPDEKRGPPRIVGFAECNNVVFMRTVSGIFMIQLDSLLQFKKFPETNIMFCHPFEIVYASGKGYPSFTVASQDLQCFQKS; this comes from the coding sequence ATGGCGGCCAGCCTCCGCCGCCCCCACTCGCCGGCAACCGGGCCGCTGGACGACGATGACCTCCTCCGCGAGGTACTGCTCCGCCTTCCCCCGCAGCCGTCGTCCCTCTCCCGTGCCTCCGCCGTCTGCAAGCGCTGGCGCCGCCTCGTCTCTGACGCCGGCTTCTGCCGCCGCTTCCGCATCCACCACCGCCGCAACCCTCCTCTCCTAGGTTTCTTTGATAGGCATCAACGTCTGCCCTTCCTACCAACTTTGGAGGCCCCCAATCGTGTCCCTCCCGGACGCTTCTCCCTGCAGCGCGACGATGGCGACCGCTTCCTTTCTCTCGGATGCCGCCATGGTCTCTTGCTTACCCTCCTTATCAAGCGTCTGCAGGTCCTGGTCTGGGACCCCGTCACCGGCGACCAGCACCGCGTTGCCATTCCCCCGTGGATTGCGTCACATGCGGATAAGAGATTGATCAACGGGGCGGTGTTTCGCGCTGCCGGGGACGTCCACTTCCAGGTCGTCCTGGTAATGGCAGACGGAGATCACAACAACTGTAGACGGGCGTTTGCTTGCGGTTACTCATCAGAGACTGCCTTATGGGGGGACCTCAtctcaacaccgattacatccgaGGAACTTTTTCCGGAGGCCGCCGTGATGGTTGGGAATTCCCTTTACTGGCTGCTTGATGTTGGAATTCTCGAGCTCGATTTGGAAAGGCAAAGCCTGGCTGTGATACAAGGGCCAGTACTTGATATCTCTGTACACGACGACTTCACAATTACACGGGCAGAGGGTGGTGGGCTTGGTTTCCTCCTTTTGTTGGACTTCACCGACCAATTATGGAATTGCAAGACCGATTGTAACGGCGTTGCAGCAGGGGTGCTAGCAAGAACTATTGAACTGGACAAGCTACTTTCCTTAAATCCAGATGAGAAGAGAGGGCCTCCAAGGATAGTTGGATTTGCTGAGTGCAATAATGTGGTGTTCATGCGCACAGTTAGCGGCATCTTCATGATCCAGCTTGACTCTTTGTTGCAGTTCAAGAAATTTCCCGAAACCAACATTATGTTTTGCCATCCATTTGAAATTGTCTATGCTTCAG